Proteins encoded together in one Camelina sativa cultivar DH55 chromosome 9, Cs, whole genome shotgun sequence window:
- the LOC104712542 gene encoding TPR repeat-containing thioredoxin TTL4 codes for MSSHYRRHSLEPSITGKFRDSLSFQRDDDVTVDKPDFRELDFGSPVIQRGYSSAAATPAVSGSSSSSSGSASGKPSGRSHSGELSGMTDTSPVKPGSGNVNRSSKQGHRRSSSAGTPLIYSGLGLSPVSSRGGGGSGATSPNPGVLPTGNICPSGRILKTGMATRASVRHETLCTGTANYGHGNIIRSGGGGVGSNNNGKSNHAATTRAAEMTDPEEVKKAGNEMYRKGRYAEALALYDRAISLSPDNPAYRSNRAAALAASGRVEEAVKECLEAVRFDPCYARAHKRLASLYLRLGEAENARRHLCLSGQCPDQADFQRLQTLEKQLRLCTEARKIGDWRTVISETDAAIANGADSSPQLVACKAEAFLRLHQIKDSDLCLSSIPRVEHRLTQSPAKLFGIICDAYVLCVQAQVDMALGRFENAVVKVERAITIDHSNNAEVVSVLNNVKNVAKARTSGNELFSSGRYSEASVAYGDGLKFDAFNSVLYCNRAACWFKLGMWDKSVDDCNQALRIQPSYTKALLRRAASYGKLGRWEDAVRDYEVLRKELPGDSEVAESLQRAKAALSNKSEEGFNNEVEEVSTLDKFKTATSLPGISVFHFKSSSNRQSEAISPFVNTLCLRYPLVHFFKVDVEESLALAKAESIKKVPTFKIYKKGEKVKEMVCPSHQLLEDSVTHFLL; via the exons ATGTCGTCACATTATAGAAGACATTCTCTAGAACCTTCCATTACCGGTAAATTCCGAGATTCTTTGAGTTTCCAACGAGACGATGACGTCACCGTCGACAAACCCGATTTCAGAGAACTCGATTTCGGTTCTCCGGTGATCCAACGTGGCTACTCCTCCGCCGCTGCCACTCCCGCTGTTAGTGGAAGCAGCTCGAGCTCCTCTGGTTCTGCTTCCGGTAAACCCTCTGGACGGAGTCACTCCGGCGAGCTTTCCGGTATGACCGACACAAGTCCGGTTAAACCCGGATCCGGTAACGTGAACCGGAGTTCGAAACAGGGTCACAGAAGATCCTCTTCTGCTGGAACCCCGCTGATTTACTCCGGTTTAGGCTTATCTCCGGTCAGCTCTCGCGGCGGCGGTGGAAGCGGCGCGACGTCTCCGAACCCCGGAGTTTTACCTACCGGAAACATTTGTCCGTCGGGAAGGATCTTGAAAACCGGAATGGCTACGAGAGCTTCCGTTAGACACGAGACTCTATGCACAGGGACAGCCAATTACGGCCACGGGAACATCATACGaagcggtggtggtggtgtcgGCAGCAACAACAACGGCAAGAGCAACCACGCGGCGACGACGAGAGCGGCGGAAATGACCGACCCAGAGGAGGTTAAGAAGGCAGGTAACGAAATGTATAGGAAAGGGAGATACGCCGAGGCATTGGCTCTTTACGACAGAGCTATCTCACTGTCACCGGATAATCCAGCTTATAGAAGCAACCGTGCGGCGGCGTTGGCTGCGTCAGGGAGGGTAGAGGAAGCTGTTAAAGAATGCCTTGAAGCTGTCAGATTTGATCCTTGTTACGCTAGAGCTCACAAGAGACTCGCTTCTCTCTATCTCAG ATTGGGAGAAGCTGAGAATGCGAGACGTCATCTTTGTCTTTCCGGGCAATGTCCCGATCAAGCTGATTTCCAGCGGTTGCAGACGCTTGAGAAGCAGCTCAGGCTGTGTACGGAGGCTCGAAAGATCGGAGATTGGAGAACGGTCATTAGCGAAACCGATGCAGCCATTGCAAATGGAGCTGATTCGTCTCCTCAG CTTGTAGCTTGTAAAGCAGAAGCCTTTTTGCGGCTTCATCAGATAAAGGATTCGGATTTGTGTCTATCCAGCATTCCGAGAGTGGAACATCGTCTTACTCAGTCACCTGCGAAACTGTTTGGTATAATATGTGATGCTTATGTGCTATGTGTTCAGGCTCAAGTTGATATGGCGTTAGGAAG ATTTGAGAATGCTGTTGTAAAGGTGGAGAGAGCCATCACGATTGATCATAGTAATAATGCTGAGGTAGTATCGGTCTTGAACAATGTGAAGAATGTGGCGAAAGCTCGTACCAGTGGAAACGAGCTCTTCAGTTCAGGGAGATACTCAGAAGCCAGTGTGGCTTATGGAGATGGACTCAAGTTTGATGCTTTCAACTCGGTTTTGTATTGTAATAGAGCGGCATGTTGGTTTAAACTTGGTATGTGGGACAAATCCGTTGATGATTGTAACCAAGCGCTGAGAATCCAGCCTAGTTACACCAAGGCTCTTCTCCGAAGAGCTGCTTCATATGGAAAG CTTGGCCGATGGGAGGATGCGGTTAGAGATTATGAAGTATTGAGAAAGGAACTTCCAGGAGACAGCGAGGTTGCTGAGTCTTTACAGAGAGCAAAGGCCGCTCTATCGAACAAATCTGAAGAGGGATTCAATAACGAAGTTGAAGAGGTCTCGACTTTAGATAAGTTCAAGACCGCAACATCACTTCCCG gaaTCTCTGTGTTTCatttcaaatcatcatcaaaccgACAAAGCGAAGCAATATCTCCATTCGTCAACACCTTATGCTTACGGTATCCATTAGTACATTTCTTCAAG gtggACGTGGAGGAGAGCTTGGCATTGGCGAAAGCAGAGAGCATCAAGAAAGTGCCAACCTTTAAAATCTATAAGAAGGGAGAGAAAGTGAAGGAAATGGTGTGTCCTAGTCATCAGTTACTAGAGGACTCGGTTACTCATTTCCTCTTATAA